A DNA window from Hordeum vulgare subsp. vulgare chromosome 1H, MorexV3_pseudomolecules_assembly, whole genome shotgun sequence contains the following coding sequences:
- the LOC123414133 gene encoding aldose reductase — protein sequence MASAKATMGQGEQDHFVLKSGHAMPAVGLGTWRAGSDTAHSVRTAITEAGYRHVDTAAEYGVEKEVGKGLKAAMEAGIDRKDLFVTSKIWCTNLAPERVRPALENTLKDLQLDYIDLYHIHWPFRLKDGAHMPPEAGEVLEFDMEGVWKEMENLVKDGLVKDIGVCNYTVTKLNRLLRSAKIPPAVCQMEMHPGWKNDKIFEACKKHGIHITAYSPLGSSEKNLAHDPVVEKVANKLNKTPGQVLIKWALQRGTSVIPKSSKDERIKENIQVFGWEIPEEDFKVLCSIKDEKRVLTGEELFVNKTHGPYRSAADVWDHEN from the exons ATGGCGAGCGCCAAGGCGACGATGGGGCAGGGGGAGCAAGATCACTTTGTTCTCAAGAGCGGGCATGCCATGCCGGCCGTCGGGTTGGGCACCTGGAGAGCTGGCTCCGATACTGCCCACTCCGTTCGGACGGCCATCACCGAG GCTGGATACAGGCATGTGGACACAGCTGCTGAATACGGAGTAGAGAAGGAG GTCGGCAAAGGGCTTAAGGCCGCAATGGAAGCGGGAATCGACAGGAAAGATTTGTTTGTCACGTCAAAAATATG GTGCACAAACTTGGCCCCTGAGAGGGTGCGGCCAGCATTAGAGAACACGCTCAAGGATCTACAGTTGGACTACATCGATCTTTACCAC ATCCATTGGCCGTTCCGACTGAAAGATGGTGCACACATGCCTCCAGAAGCAGGGGAGGTGCTGGAATTCGACATGGAGGGAGTGTggaaggagatggagaaccttgtGAAGGACGGGCTGGTTAAGGACATCGGCGTCTGTAACTACACGGTGACCAAGCTCAACCGGTTGCTACGGTCTGCAAAGATTCCACCGGCCGTATGCCAG ATGGAAATGCACCCTGGTTGGAAGAACGACAAGATTTTCGAGGCCTGCAAGAAGCACGGAATTCATATTACG GCTTACTCCCCATTGGGTTCTTCAGAGAAGAACCTTGCCCATGACCCGGTGGTGGAAAAG GTGGCCAACAAACTGAACAAGACCCCGGGGCAGGTGCTCATCAAGTGGGCTCTGCAGAGGGGGACGAGTGTGATCCCCAAATCAAGCAAAGATGAGAGGATCAAGGAGAACATTCAGGTGTTCGGGTGGGAGATCCCCGAAGAGGACTTCAAGGTCCTGTGCAGCATAAAAGATGAG AAGCGTGTGCTGACCGGGGAGGAGCTGTTCGTGAACAAGACCCACGGGCCGTACAGGAGCGCAGCCGATGTCTGGGATCACGAGAACTGA